A genome region from Neptunomonas japonica JAMM 1380 includes the following:
- the prpC gene encoding bifunctional 2-methylcitrate synthase/citrate synthase, with the protein MAEAKKLSGAGLRGQSAGETALCTVGQTGAGLTYRGYDIKELADKAQFEEVAYLLLYGTLPTQAELSAYKARLKEMRTLPAALKTVLEQIPADAHPMDVMRTGCSMLGNLETEQSFADQLDHIDRMLAVFPGLINYWYNFSHNGKRIDENTDADSIAEQFLWTLHDKKPEPLHVDVMHASLILYAEHEFNASTFTARVCASTLSDIHSCVTAAIGSLRGPLHGGANEAAMDMIENWKTPDEAEAEIMGMLERKDKIMGFGHAIYSESDPRNAIIKEWSKKLSEQVGDSSLYAVSERVEAVMWREKKLFCNADFFHASAYNFMGIPTKLFTPIFVCSRAAGWTAHVMEQRENNRIIRPSADYTGPESAQWVAIENRG; encoded by the coding sequence ATGGCAGAAGCGAAAAAACTAAGTGGTGCGGGTCTGCGTGGCCAATCTGCTGGTGAAACTGCGCTCTGTACCGTGGGTCAAACCGGTGCAGGACTGACTTACCGTGGTTATGACATTAAAGAATTGGCTGATAAAGCACAGTTTGAAGAAGTTGCATATCTGTTATTGTATGGGACTTTGCCAACACAGGCAGAGCTTAGTGCATACAAAGCTCGCCTAAAAGAAATGCGTACATTGCCTGCAGCGCTGAAAACTGTTTTGGAACAGATACCCGCTGATGCACACCCAATGGATGTCATGCGTACGGGTTGCTCTATGCTGGGTAATCTTGAAACTGAGCAGAGTTTTGCTGATCAGCTTGATCACATTGATCGTATGCTGGCTGTATTCCCAGGCTTAATCAACTATTGGTATAACTTTAGTCATAACGGCAAACGTATTGACGAGAATACCGATGCTGACTCTATTGCTGAGCAGTTCTTGTGGACGCTGCATGATAAAAAACCAGAGCCTTTGCATGTAGATGTAATGCATGCATCTCTGATTTTGTATGCTGAGCATGAGTTTAATGCATCGACGTTTACTGCACGTGTGTGTGCTTCTACGTTGTCGGATATTCACAGCTGTGTAACGGCTGCGATCGGTTCCTTGCGTGGGCCGCTACATGGCGGTGCTAACGAAGCTGCTATGGATATGATCGAGAACTGGAAAACTCCTGATGAAGCGGAAGCTGAAATCATGGGTATGCTCGAGCGTAAAGACAAAATTATGGGCTTTGGACACGCTATTTACAGCGAGTCTGATCCACGTAATGCCATTATTAAAGAATGGTCTAAGAAGTTGTCTGAGCAAGTGGGCGACTCTAGCTTATATGCTGTTTCTGAACGTGTTGAAGCAGTGATGTGGCGTGAGAAAAAGCTTTTCTGTAATGCTGATTTCTTTCATGCATCTGCTTATAACTTCATGGGTATTCCTACCAAACTATTCACGCCGATTTTTGTCTGTTCGCGTGCCGCAGGTTGGACTGCTCATGTAATGGAACAGCGTGAAAATAACCGTATTATTCGTCCAAGTGCTGACTATACAGGTCCTGAATCTGCACAGTGGGTTGCTATCGAAAATCGTGGTTGA